AAGTCGCTGAAGCTGTATTTGTTCAGCTTTCGCAATCATGGGGATTTTCACGAGGACTGCGTCAATATCATCATGAACGACCTGATTGGACTCTTGGCACCCCGCTATATCGAGGTTTGGGGCAAATTTACGCCGCGCGGGGGCATTTCGATCGATCCGTACTGCAATTACGGCAAGCCGGACACGAAATACGGGCGCATGGCCGAGCAGCGGCTGCTGCAGCACGATCTGTATCCCGAAAAGGTCGATAACCGTTAACCGGACGGATTATTCGGGTAATTAAAGCCAAACAGGGCCTCCTGCAGCCGCCGTACTTCGGCGAGTTCAGGGGCCCTTTTTTTCACGGGTCGGGTAACGTTTCTCTTCTCCTCCCATTATACACCATCTGAGCCGGATAAAAACAGACTGGTCTTTTCCGGCTGGCGCTCTATAATGGAAAGCGTTAACATGAACGTTCAAGGGGAGGCGGCCTAACATGAAAGTGGAAGCGGCGCGAGATGCGGCGAAATCGTGGGTGGCGGAGAATGCTTGCAGGACCGAGGGATTTGTCGGGGCCTACTTCAGCGGCTCGACTGTCGACATGGACGGCAATGCGGAGCTGCCGTCCGATTCCGATGTCGATGTAATCGTCGTCCTCGACCGGGACGAGGCGCCGATGAAGCCGGGAAAATTCCGCTACGAGGGCGTTTTACTTGAGGCGACCTACTTATCCGCAAACGATCTGGCCTCGCCGGAAAAGGTGCTGGCCGACTATCATTTGGCCGGGGGCTTTCGCAGGGATACGCTCATCGCCGATCCGTCCGGCCGGCTCAAGGAGCTGCAAACCGCCGTGTCGCGCCATTTTGCCGACAGCAAATGGGTGCGGCGCCGATGCGGGCATGCGCGCAGCCGCATCGAGCAAGGGCTGCGCGGGCTCGACGTCAATGCGCCACTGCCCGACCGGGCGATGGCGTGGCTGTTTCCGACAGGCGTGACGACGCATGTCCTGCTCGCCGCCGCGACGCGCAATCCGACCGTCCGGCTCCGCTACCTTGCCGCGCGCAAGACGCTTGAACGGTACGGGCAGTCCGGCATGTATCCGGAGCTGCTGGAGCTGCTGGGCTGCGCGCAGCTCTCCGAGGGACGCGTAGCCCAGCATTTGAGCCGGTTGGAGCAGACCTTCGATGCCGCGGCCGGTGCGGCGAAGACGCCGTTTTTCTTCAGCTCCGACATTACCGCCGCGGCGAGACCGGTCGCCATCGACGGCATCCGCATGCGGATCGCGGCCGGCGACTACCGTGAAGCGGTGTTTTGGATCGCCGCGACGTTCGCGCGCTGCCACAAAATATTGGCCGCGGACGACCCCGCACAGGACCGGGCGCTTCTTCCGGCCTTCGAGGAGCTGCTGGACGACCTCGGCGTCGCAACCGACCGCGAGCTTCACCGGCGCGCCGATGCCGTCCTCCGTTACCTCCCGAAGCTGTGGGCTTGCGCCGAGGCGATTATAGCGGCCAATCCGGAAATACGCGTGTCCGAATAACGCCTGGAAGCAGCGAACGCTAGGAAGAAATGGCTTCCGGCGTTTTGGTCAGGCGGCAAGGACGAATTTCTTTCCCAAGAACAAACAGGAAGGTCCTATCGACGAAGCAGCAATCGGCAAAGCCCGGATGCTCCGGAGCTTTGCCGACCGACGGCCGAACAGCTGAACTGGACTTCAAACGAAACGCTGCGTTCCTTCCGCCGTCACGACTGACAGCAGCAGCGGCCCCGGCTCCGGCGGTTCGCCGCCCAACTCGCAGGCTTCGAGCACCATCGCCGCGATGCTGCGCGTCTCTGCGTCTTCCCGGCGCGCGTGAAGCAGCGCGATTTCGTCGCCGGATTCCACCCTGCCGCCAAGTTTGACTTTCAGCGTTAAGCCAACCGCATAATCGATCGCCGCATCTTTCGTCTCGCGTCCGGCGCCGAGCTGCATCGCAGCCAGCCCCAAGCGCTCGGCGTCGATCCGGCGGATATACCCGCTGCGCTCGGCCCTAACCGGAACGACGGCCGGCGCCTGCGGCAGCAGTTCCTCCGGCCGGTCCGCCACCGCCGGATCGCCGCCCTGAGCGGCGACGAAACGGCGAAACTTCTCCAACGCTTCCCCGGAAGCCAGCCGCTCTCGGACCGATGCTTCGGCATCCTCCAGCCGCTCCGCTTTGCCGCCCAGCAGCACCATATACGCGGCGAGCTTAACGCACAGCTCCGTCAAATCGGCGGGCCCTCGGCCTTTCAGTGTTTCAATCGCCTCCGCAACCTCCACCGCATTACCGATCGCAAAGCCAAGCGGCTGATCCATGTCGCTGATGAGCGCAGCCGTCCGCCGGCCGACCTGCGTACCGATCTCGACCATCGCCTTGGCCAGCCGCTCGGAATCGTCCAGCGTCTTCATGAACGCACCACTGCCCGTCTTCACGTCAAGCACGATCGCATCCGCGCCGGCGGCGATTTTCTTGCTCATGACCGAGCTGGCGATGAGTGGAATCGATTCCACAGTAGCCGTTACGTCGCGGAGCGCATAGAGCTTCTTGTCGGCAGGCGTCACATTGCCGCTCTGCCCGATGACGGCAAGCCCGATCTCGTTCACCTGGCGGAAAAAACGATCCGGCTCCAGCTCCGTTTGGAAGTCCGGGATCGATTCGAGCTTGTCGATCGTACCGCCCGTATGTCCGAGCCCGCGGCCCGACATTTTTGCGACGGGAACGCCGCACGCTGCGACAAGCGGTGCGACAATTAACGTCGTTTTGTCGCCGACGCCTCCGGTCGAATGCTTGTCGACTTTGACGCCTTGAATCGGCGATAAATCGACCTGATCCCCCGAACGCGCCATGGCGAGTGTCAAGGAAGCGGTCTCCTCCGCCGTCATGCCGGTA
This genomic window from Paenibacillus humicola contains:
- the queF gene encoding preQ(1) synthase; the encoded protein is MTTGRKKEDLDRLTLLGSQGTAYTFTYDPGVLETFDNKHPYRDYFVKFNCPEFTSLCPMTGQPDFGTMYISYIPDVKMVESKSLKLYLFSFRNHGDFHEDCVNIIMNDLIGLLAPRYIEVWGKFTPRGGISIDPYCNYGKPDTKYGRMAEQRLLQHDLYPEKVDNR
- a CDS encoding pyrimidine-nucleoside phosphorylase: MRTVDLIQKKRNGGQLTDDELSFLVDGYCRGGIPDYQMSAWAMAVYFTGMTAEETASLTLAMARSGDQVDLSPIQGVKVDKHSTGGVGDKTTLIVAPLVAACGVPVAKMSGRGLGHTGGTIDKLESIPDFQTELEPDRFFRQVNEIGLAVIGQSGNVTPADKKLYALRDVTATVESIPLIASSVMSKKIAAGADAIVLDVKTGSGAFMKTLDDSERLAKAMVEIGTQVGRRTAALISDMDQPLGFAIGNAVEVAEAIETLKGRGPADLTELCVKLAAYMVLLGGKAERLEDAEASVRERLASGEALEKFRRFVAAQGGDPAVADRPEELLPQAPAVVPVRAERSGYIRRIDAERLGLAAMQLGAGRETKDAAIDYAVGLTLKVKLGGRVESGDEIALLHARREDAETRSIAAMVLEACELGGEPPEPGPLLLSVVTAEGTQRFV